A part of Cervus elaphus chromosome 11, mCerEla1.1, whole genome shotgun sequence genomic DNA contains:
- the PPP1R26 gene encoding protein phosphatase 1 regulatory subunit 26 — protein sequence MFLMNAPPVLALRSAWEAFGPPGSCRFPRCFSEPREGVSRAAVSAKVQMAISRLQGDGAALGMSGEHARPRSQRAERGRGAPPAASPAFAACSLAAGLDPKGEEEEANLGPLVPGSDSDDSVDRDIEEAIQEYLRAKSGAALPPAAGDVARRCRPEPPLSGAPAAPCPPNPAAGPGRVRGSASPLSVSSDDSFEQSIQAEIEQFLSEKRLQKGDLPACRKAEPGDSVARATCRPGREPPLKAPQQGLPGAGKEFVFRKLPRSAKASALPRGLRCKVAAAEPAAAATTGPPAEATPGKAGVRRAMGSARKGRRPRGAALMREEPDSSSDDGIEEAIRLYQRERRQEAVGQQGPPPAEEKGPTAPAHGLRGAWPEAHSKTPGKKKPAAPKATDLSLGGPDPDHPPRTPRETTAPAPPGSAAAGTPGMDGSPHRADASAELMCAEAILDISKTILPAPVDGGERPPPTSPLLEGPDGPPRPDGDSSAVDSDDSIEREIRTFLALKAQSGGPLPRTETCTRPAHSPPLPPSLSAPASSTPDPPGCRRRRGRTPCTPRQPRDMAETQDAQDAERGQGRVQPGQGRAPEAPRKEGESRSQPPRFKTGGPGDELGAPDPPGAAPPGPGQTAEGRRGDASSEEKSSSLDSDADLDSAIKDLLRSKRRLRKRCRDARAGCKKRVRFSTTETQFLDKLGGFQKDWRDRSPHLLKSCLCKSSRETPGRPSRVPSRETAGAKVDGSGPEDAPSGPSAPWPRGRAAAGGLFSRESEAREPPGPSESPSSLSDDSSSVDSDDSIELEIRKFLAEKAKESVSRSEIPGGGLAIMGTASGARPELPGRKAQPPGPAAQAGMCTRSQRVRGGPQPGAEGPRRPGRALTPGGGGSPHPEQPCPPATLAWCELAPPRSTSRPAPARGAPAPRRNICAPRDSGPRGPEGVAGEGTFGQLPSRTEAGAWAEGHGLLARTPGSERDGVPRAGLAPQSRLQSTWVLGPEGRDAAAWRGGLGGQREKGPGSQAQGSPSLAVDPRRGLPFTGFSPLLSTQLFHFGKCVPWGTKQAGLFSPGLGLPLQGPSFSAFREAQAACGPVFGSPHLLVKEGGRWPCRKPRAGLGLSNRRGSGPEEGVLDLRFGRRGLDRDEEEPEALGSDASELSDVSVEEGGGPAAQGPALQL from the coding sequence ATGTTTCTCATGAACGCGCCTCCTGTGCTGGCCCTGCGGTCTGCATGGGAGGCCTTTGGCCCGCCCGGGAGCTGTAGGTTTCCCAGATGCTTCTCGGAGCCCAGAGAGGGCGTCTCGAGAGCAGCGGTGAGCGCCAAGGTGCAGATGGCCATCAGCAGGCTTCAGGGCGACGGGGCAGCCCTGGGCATGAGCGGCGAGCATGCCCGGCCGAGAAGCCAGAGGGCGGAGAGGGGCCGGGGCGCCCCACCGGCCGCCAGCCCCGCCTTTGCGGCCTGTAGTCTTGCCGCAGGTCTTGACCccaaaggggaggaggaggaggccaacCTCGGGCCTCTGGTGCCGGGTTCAGACAGCGACGACTCGGTGGACCGGGATATCGAGGAAGCCATTCAGGAGTACCTCAGGGCCAAGAGCGGGGCCGCCCTGCCGCCTGCAGCCGGGGACGTGGCCCGTCGGTGCAGACCAGAGCCACCTCTGAGCGGTGCCCCAGCCGCCCCGTGTCCCCCAAACCCTGCAGCTGGCCCCGGCCGTGTCCGGGGCTCCGCCTCCCCGCTCAGCGTGAGCAGCGACGACTCCTTCGAACAGAGCATCCAGGCGGAGATCGAACAGTTCCTGAGCGAGAAGAGGCTACAGAAAGGTGACCTCCCTGCCTGCAGAAAGGCAGAGCCTGGCGACAGCGTGGCCAGAGCGACCTGCAGGCCTGGCAGAGAGCCGCCGCTGAAGGCACCGCAGCAGGGCCTGCCAGGAGCTGGCAAGGAGTTCGTCTTCCGGAAGCTGCCCAGGTCCGCGAAGGCCAGCGCCCTGCCCAGAGGCCTCAGGTGCAAGGTCGCCGCCGCcgagcctgctgctgctgccaccacgGGGCCCCCTGCAGAGGCCACGCCGGGTAAAGCTGGGGTCCGCAGGGCCATGGGCTCCGCGCGGAAGGGCAGGCGGCCGAGGGGCGCAGCCCTGATGCGCGAGGAGCCGGACTCGAGTAGCGACGACGGCATCGAGGAGGCCATCCGGCTGTACCAGCGGGAGCGGCGGCAGGAAGCCGTGGGCCAGCAGGGGCCCCCGCCCGCGGAGGAGAAAGGCCCCACGGCCCCTGCTCATGGCCTGAGGGGCGCCTGGCCCGAAGCCCACAGCAAAACCCCCGGCAAAAAGAAGCCAGCGGCCCCCAAGGCCACAGACCTCAGCCTGGGCGGCCCAGACCCCGACCACCCGCCCAGGACCCCCAGGGAAACCACGGCTCCTGCGCCTCCGGGGAGTGCAGCTGCTGGGACCCCAGGCATGGACGGGTCCCCACACCGGGCAGACGCGTCTGCCGAGCTGATGTGCGCCGAGGCCATCCTGGACATCTCCAAGACCATCCTGCCGGCCCCCGTGGACGGTGGGGAAAGGCCCCCGCCCACCAGTCCGCTGCTCGAAGGCCCTGATGGGCCTCCCCGCCCCGACGGCGACAGCAGCGCGGTGGACAGTGACGACAGCATCGAGCGGGAGATCCGGACATTCCTGGCCCTGAAGGCGCAGTCGGGGGGCCCGCTGCCCCGCACGGAGACCTGCACCCGGCCCGCCCACAGCCCGCCCCTGCCGCCCAGCCTCAGCGCCCCAGCCTCCAGCACCCCAGACCCTCCGGGCTGCAGGAGGAGGCGTGGCAGGACGCCCTGCACTCCCAGGCAGCCCAGAGACATGGCCGAGACGCAGGACGCCCAGGACGCCGAGCGCGGCCAGGGCCGGGTGCAGCCTGGCCAGGGGCGAGCCCCCGAGGCCCCCAGAAAGGAGGGCGAGAGCCGCAGCCAGCCTCCCCGCTTCAAGACAGGCGGGCCGGGCGACGAGCTCGGGGCCCCGGACCCGCCGGGAGCTGCACCGCCAGGCCCCGGGCAGACGGCCGAGGGGAGGCGCGGGGACGCGAGCTCCGAGGAGAAGAGCAGCTCGCTGGACAGCGACGCGGACCTGGACTCGGCCATCAAGGACCTGCTGCGCTCCAAGCGGCGGCTCCGGAAGAGGTGCAGGGACGCCCGGGCTGGCTGCAAGAAGAGGGTCCGCTTCAGCACCACGGAGACGCAGTTCCTGGACAAGCTGGGGGGCTTCCAGAAGGACTGGAGAGACCGAAGCCCCCACCTGCTGAAAAGCTGTCTCTGCAAGTCCAGCAGGGAGACCCCAGGGAGACCCTCGCGCGTCCCCTCCCGGGAAACAGCAGGGGCGAAGGTGGACGGCTCGGGGCCAGAGGACGCACCCTCGGGCCCCTCTGCCCCCTGGCCCCGGGGCAGGGCTGCGGCCGGGGGCCTGTTCTCCAGGGAGTCGGAAGCCCGCGAGCCTCCCGGTCCCTCCGAAAGCCCCAGCTCCCTGTCTGATGATAGCAGCTCTGTAGACAGTGACGACAGCATCGAGCTGGAGATCAGGAAGTTTTTGGCCGAAAAGGCCAAGGAGTCTGTGAGCAGATCAGAAATTCCAGGAGGGGGCCTGGCCATCATGGGAACTGCGAGTGGGGCCAGGCCAGAGCTCCCGGGCCGGAAAGCACAGCCCCCGGGCCCAGCTGCCCAGGCAGGCATGTGCACGCGGAGCCAGAGGGTCAGAGGGGGCCCGCAGCCAGGGGCCGAGGGACCCCGGAGGCCGGGAAGAGCCCTCACTCCAGGCGGTGGGGGCAGCCCACACCCCGAGCAGCCCTGCCCCCCAGCCACCCTGGCCTGGTGCGAGCTGGCGCCACCCAGGAGCACCAGCAGGCCTGCCCCTGCTAGAGGGGCGCCGGCCCCCAGGAGGAACATCTGTGCCCCCAGAGACTCAGGCCCCAGGGGGCCCGAGGGGGTCGCGGGGGAGGGCACGTTTGGCCAGCTCCCAAGCCGCACGGAGGCTGGCGCCTGGGCAGAGGGCCATGGCTTGCTGGCACGGACCCCGGGCTCCGAGCGGGATGGGGTGCCCCGGGCCGGCCTCGCCCCCCAGAGCCGGCTGCAGAGCACCTGGGTACTGGGCCCGGAAGGCAGGGATGCGGCCGCGTGGAGAGGGGGCCTTGGcggccagagggagaaggggccaGGGAGCCAGGCCCAGGGCTCACCCAGCCTCGCCGTGGACCCCCGGAGGGGCCTGCCCTTCACCGGCTTCTCGCCGCTGCTCTCCACGCAGCTGTTCCATTTTGGGAAGTGCGTGCCCTGGGGCACCAAGCAGGCCGGCCTCTTCAGCCCCGGCCTGGGTCTGCCCCTGCAGGGCCCGTCCTTCTCAGCCTTCCGGGAGGCCCAGGCCGCCTGCGGCCCAGTGTTCGGAAGCCCGCACCTGCTGGTGAAGGAGGGCGGCCGCTGGCCTTGCAGGAAGCCCCGGGCAGGGCTCGGCCTGTCCAACAGGAGGGGCTCGGGGCCGGAAGAGGGTGTCCTGGACCTGCGTTTCGGGCGCAGAGGGCTGGACAGAGACGAGGAGGAGCCGGAGGCCTTGGGCAGCGATGCCAGTGAGCTCAGCGACGTGTCTGTGGAGGAGGGCGGCGGGCCCGCGGCCCAGGGCCCGGCGTTGCAGCTGTGA
- the LOC122702653 gene encoding CASP-like protein 4A2, producing MGMARPSSGGGARRGRTPARRARAHLPAAPRRSRGSRAPPPRPPGARARRPAPRAGPAWRRPEPPETPLPSRLRPAPEVRPGRSDSEIFTQGLGGATAPQGPEAGGVDPGPCEGHMERKTNPLLPPPVPVSVALT from the exons ATGGGAATGGCACGGCCGAGTTCCGGGGGAGGCGCGCGGCGCGGCCGGACCCCCGCCCGGCGAGCGCGCGCCCACCTGCCGGCCGCGCCGCGGAGGAGCCGCGGGAGCCGCGCGCCGCCCCCGCGCCCGCCCGGCGCCCGCGCCcggcgccccgcgccccgcgccggCCCCGCCTGGAGGCGGCCCGAGCCTCCGGAGACGCCCCTCCCCTCCCGTCTCCGGCCGGCCCCCGAAGTGCGCCCGGGGCGCTCCGA CTCAGAGATCTTCACTCAAGGCCTGGGGGGTGCCACTGCCCCTCAGGGTCCTGAGGCCGGTGGGGTGGACCCCGGCCCGTGCGAggggcacatggaaaggaagACGAACCCTCTGCTTCCGCCCCCGGTGCCGGTCTCCGTGGCCCTGACCTAG